A region of Myxococcus stipitatus DSM 14675 DNA encodes the following proteins:
- a CDS encoding phage tail protein yields the protein MSGRESLYARLPAIYRRRDAELGGPLRALLSVIDRQLETVRADIETTWDNAFVETAEEWLIPYLGGALGVPVARDVQAIAFSRRALVANTLGYRRRKGTAAMLEQLSRDLTNYPARVVEFFTRLAWNESINHPTGRHATLDLRSTVALERLSGPFEEATRTVDVRSIHSGRGQHNLPNIGLFLWRTQLRALTAATAPSMALVGQSAFRFNPFGVDRPLYAALETETDPAAIATEASVPLALSRRRLWERARQLGSQMKFPFSIAVHGLEGGNNPVVRPVSATQVAICDLSAIETNPATVAADQVVVDPELGRFVLGSDFTTGLSGIEVFTHHIIATAGQLGAGPWDRDDDAQAWLERFTAPPEARTIGFQVLVARRGTGPDVVPTLDQAVTRWHDYLNGLPGDAARGRALGIILIGDSATHAPPAQVIRVPTGAVLGILGATWPEVPEAPGTRIKGEMVAEGVRPLVTGDLLIQGNATSATNRGEVLLGGFALTGSVRVELGSLDRLRLASLSVLGAQAVRVNTTNGSNAALELTLERTIANGITAYQSIGNIVLTDSAVTGALHAPKSPLEARGSTVLGACQSGRLSASNCIFVGAVLVEQHQEGCLRFSYYPRANSRVPPSFRCQPDLAFEAAEGNAQLTTLVGLRMKPRFVSTDPHAPGFLLLDPECPPEIRTAAEDGGEPGCWHHLQHGIRLANLRNAIPQFLRFGMEPGIFFLV from the coding sequence ATGAGCGGCCGAGAGTCGCTGTACGCGCGACTGCCCGCCATCTACCGGCGGCGCGACGCGGAGCTGGGAGGCCCTCTCCGCGCGCTCCTGTCGGTGATTGACCGGCAGCTGGAGACCGTCCGCGCCGACATCGAGACGACGTGGGACAACGCCTTCGTGGAGACCGCCGAGGAGTGGCTCATCCCCTACCTCGGCGGCGCCCTCGGCGTCCCCGTCGCGCGGGATGTGCAGGCCATCGCCTTCAGTCGCCGGGCGCTGGTGGCGAACACGCTCGGCTACCGCCGCCGCAAGGGCACGGCGGCGATGTTGGAGCAGCTGTCTCGAGACCTCACCAACTACCCCGCGCGCGTCGTGGAGTTCTTCACGCGCCTGGCCTGGAACGAGTCCATCAACCACCCCACGGGCCGGCACGCCACGCTCGACCTCCGGAGCACGGTGGCGCTCGAGCGACTCTCCGGCCCCTTCGAGGAAGCCACGCGCACCGTCGACGTGCGCTCCATCCACTCCGGACGCGGCCAGCACAACCTCCCCAACATCGGCCTCTTCCTCTGGCGCACGCAGCTTCGTGCGCTCACCGCCGCGACAGCGCCCAGCATGGCGCTCGTCGGACAGTCGGCGTTCCGGTTCAACCCGTTCGGCGTGGACCGGCCGCTGTACGCCGCGCTGGAGACGGAGACCGACCCGGCCGCCATCGCCACCGAGGCCTCGGTTCCGCTCGCGCTCTCGCGTCGACGACTGTGGGAGCGGGCGCGCCAGTTGGGCAGTCAGATGAAGTTCCCGTTCTCCATCGCGGTGCATGGCCTGGAGGGAGGGAACAACCCCGTCGTGCGCCCCGTGAGCGCCACGCAGGTGGCCATCTGCGACCTCTCCGCCATCGAGACGAATCCCGCCACCGTCGCGGCCGACCAGGTGGTGGTCGACCCGGAGCTGGGCCGCTTCGTGCTGGGCAGCGACTTCACGACGGGCTTGAGCGGCATCGAGGTCTTCACCCACCACATCATCGCCACGGCGGGACAGCTCGGCGCGGGACCGTGGGACCGCGATGACGATGCGCAAGCGTGGCTGGAGCGCTTCACCGCGCCACCGGAGGCTCGCACCATCGGCTTCCAAGTATTGGTGGCTCGCCGAGGCACGGGTCCGGATGTGGTGCCCACGCTCGACCAGGCCGTCACGCGCTGGCACGACTACTTGAACGGCCTGCCCGGTGACGCGGCACGAGGCCGCGCGCTGGGCATCATCCTCATCGGCGACAGCGCGACCCACGCCCCACCCGCGCAGGTCATCCGTGTCCCCACGGGCGCCGTGCTGGGAATCCTCGGCGCCACCTGGCCCGAGGTGCCCGAGGCCCCCGGCACCCGCATCAAGGGCGAGATGGTCGCGGAGGGCGTGCGCCCCCTCGTGACGGGGGACCTCCTCATTCAAGGCAACGCGACGTCCGCGACGAACCGAGGCGAGGTGCTGCTCGGAGGCTTCGCCCTGACGGGCAGTGTCCGGGTGGAGCTGGGCTCGCTGGACAGGCTCCGGCTCGCATCCCTCAGTGTGCTCGGCGCACAGGCTGTTCGCGTGAACACCACCAACGGGAGCAACGCGGCGCTGGAGTTGACGCTCGAGCGCACCATCGCCAATGGCATCACGGCCTATCAGTCCATTGGGAACATCGTCCTCACCGACAGCGCGGTGACGGGCGCCCTTCACGCGCCCAAGAGCCCACTCGAGGCCCGAGGCTCGACGGTGCTCGGCGCCTGCCAGTCGGGCCGCCTGTCGGCGTCGAACTGCATCTTCGTGGGCGCGGTCCTGGTCGAGCAGCACCAGGAAGGGTGCCTGCGCTTCTCGTACTACCCGCGCGCCAACAGCCGCGTGCCCCCGAGCTTCCGCTGCCAGCCGGACCTCGCCTTCGAGGCGGCCGAGGGCAACGCCCAGCTCACCACGCTCGTGGGCCTGCGCATGAAGCCGCGCTTCGTCAGCACCGACCCGCACGCTCCCGGCTTCCTGCTGCTGGACCCGGAGTGCCCGCCTGAAATCCGTACCGCCGCCGAAGACGGTGGCGAGCCCGGCTGCTGGCACCACCTGCAGCACGGCATCCGCCTCGCGAACCTCCGCAACGCCATTCCCCAGTTCCTGCGCTTCGGTATGGAGCCCGGGATCTTCTTCCTCGTGTGA
- a CDS encoding DUF6519 domain-containing protein: protein MNGDLTRSTFDPSDEFTSVRAQQGRVMLDVDHNEQVDIQLHDTRSGRMDLVGGSGAPTDAAGFGVTLSGGQPVLGVGRYLVDGIRVANSAQVNLAQPQPFLPVSSLPSTEGAWLAYLEVWERPLTAVEEPSIREVALGGPDTTLREQRVWQVRWLRVGNGGTGDCSTAATALQNLGLTYDGTLQPRLAPSAASGPCIVSEASDFRGLENQLYRVEVHAGNIGPDGAPTGLAPSIKWSRDNGAIIASAVGLVTSSPLVLQVDRLGPGGAAGFEIGGTIEVKGEAEVLTGVPGILARIDDVQADTLRLTLLGSTLAQLQATLAGKRVVVRRWDSVGAVGIVNNTFLPLGTDGLQVRFDTTKRYRTGDFWLIPARTAALPGTGKQLDWPLANGSPTDFETRPAQGVVRHRVPLALLDRTGAGGWAVRSDCRKLFPPLTTLWTLTSAGGDGQHGRGEEWLPAPLAVVVTHGSAPIAGARVRFRVTSGGGQISAAAPAAPAPAGQIDVTTDASGIARVYMRLGAGPSKGLASAVWEPALAQTVEAVRLGPNNAPIGAPISFVAQTANQLNLHIVGGNGQQGRPGETLEVALRVRIDDGIRPIENAVVEFTVLNRIFNGQGLNEDQGGSVHASARFVSGEKWTNGVRYHTVRTSTDSEGVAQVQWILGTLLDLTTQRIEARLVDRAGNATTVQTGLFLAQLALASEVVWQPNVAWLATVLQGPNRNAQEAIDELARRINVLQQESGHLNPFTGLQWRNTSNAYAALGPNTKVPSTSLAAIVFRDDLVPPGRNTGATTPHGGIRVYVELPYASHADVPLVLNLGGTVAKGTQGWEWRMSSAARSSISKYYNALIPVRVTVVPRWLPGGIDTDSTQVHEFSFEFVTPILG, encoded by the coding sequence ATGAACGGTGACCTGACCCGCTCCACCTTCGACCCCAGCGACGAGTTCACGTCCGTCCGCGCCCAGCAAGGCCGAGTGATGCTGGACGTCGACCACAACGAGCAAGTCGACATCCAGCTCCACGACACGCGCTCCGGCCGCATGGACCTCGTGGGCGGCTCCGGAGCCCCCACCGACGCGGCGGGCTTCGGTGTCACCCTCTCGGGGGGACAGCCCGTGCTCGGCGTGGGGCGGTATCTCGTCGACGGCATCCGCGTCGCGAACTCCGCGCAGGTCAACCTGGCGCAGCCGCAGCCGTTCCTCCCGGTGAGCTCGCTGCCCTCGACGGAGGGGGCGTGGCTTGCGTACCTGGAGGTCTGGGAGCGCCCGCTGACCGCCGTGGAGGAGCCCTCCATCCGAGAGGTCGCCCTGGGCGGCCCCGACACAACCCTCCGCGAGCAACGCGTCTGGCAGGTGCGCTGGCTGCGAGTGGGGAACGGCGGTACGGGTGATTGCTCTACAGCCGCCACCGCGTTGCAGAACCTGGGGCTCACGTATGACGGCACGCTCCAGCCGCGCCTGGCGCCATCCGCCGCGAGCGGTCCGTGCATCGTCTCCGAGGCCTCGGACTTCCGGGGGCTGGAGAACCAGCTCTACCGGGTGGAGGTGCACGCGGGGAACATCGGGCCGGACGGTGCGCCCACGGGGCTTGCACCCAGCATCAAGTGGAGCCGGGACAACGGCGCCATCATCGCCTCGGCGGTGGGGTTGGTGACGTCGTCGCCGCTGGTGTTGCAGGTGGACCGGCTCGGGCCGGGTGGCGCGGCGGGGTTCGAGATTGGGGGGACCATCGAGGTCAAGGGCGAGGCGGAGGTGCTCACCGGGGTTCCGGGCATCCTCGCGCGCATCGATGACGTGCAGGCGGACACGCTCCGGCTCACGCTCCTGGGCTCGACGCTGGCGCAGTTGCAGGCCACGCTCGCGGGCAAGCGCGTGGTGGTGCGACGGTGGGACTCGGTGGGGGCTGTCGGCATCGTGAACAACACGTTCCTGCCCCTGGGGACGGATGGGCTGCAGGTCCGGTTCGACACGACGAAGCGCTACCGCACCGGAGACTTCTGGCTCATCCCGGCGCGCACGGCGGCGCTTCCGGGGACGGGGAAGCAGCTCGACTGGCCCCTGGCGAATGGCTCGCCGACGGACTTCGAGACGCGTCCGGCGCAGGGGGTGGTGCGCCATCGTGTTCCCCTCGCGCTGCTGGACCGCACCGGGGCGGGCGGTTGGGCGGTGCGCTCCGACTGCCGCAAGCTGTTCCCTCCGCTGACAACACTGTGGACCCTCACGTCGGCAGGAGGGGATGGGCAGCACGGCCGAGGTGAGGAGTGGCTCCCCGCGCCGCTGGCGGTGGTCGTCACGCATGGGAGCGCGCCCATCGCGGGGGCGCGGGTTCGCTTCCGGGTGACGAGTGGTGGCGGGCAGATCAGCGCGGCGGCGCCCGCGGCTCCCGCGCCCGCGGGACAGATTGACGTCACGACGGATGCGAGTGGGATTGCGCGTGTGTACATGCGGCTGGGCGCGGGGCCCAGCAAGGGCCTGGCTTCCGCGGTGTGGGAGCCGGCGCTCGCGCAGACGGTCGAAGCAGTCAGGCTGGGGCCCAACAACGCGCCCATCGGTGCGCCCATCTCGTTCGTCGCGCAGACGGCGAACCAGCTCAACCTCCACATCGTCGGGGGCAACGGGCAGCAGGGACGACCGGGCGAGACGCTGGAGGTGGCGCTGCGGGTGCGCATCGATGACGGCATCCGGCCCATCGAGAACGCGGTGGTCGAGTTCACGGTGCTCAACCGCATCTTCAACGGACAGGGGCTCAACGAGGACCAGGGCGGGAGCGTGCATGCGAGCGCGCGCTTCGTGTCGGGAGAGAAGTGGACGAACGGGGTGCGCTATCACACGGTCCGCACCTCGACGGACTCGGAGGGTGTCGCGCAGGTGCAGTGGATTCTGGGGACGCTGCTGGACCTGACGACTCAGCGCATCGAGGCTCGGCTCGTCGACAGGGCTGGGAACGCGACGACGGTGCAAACGGGGCTCTTCCTCGCGCAGCTGGCGCTCGCGAGTGAAGTGGTCTGGCAGCCCAATGTCGCGTGGCTCGCGACGGTGTTGCAGGGGCCGAACCGGAATGCGCAGGAGGCCATCGACGAGCTGGCTCGGCGCATCAACGTCCTTCAGCAGGAGAGCGGGCACCTCAACCCCTTCACGGGGCTGCAGTGGCGCAATACCTCGAACGCCTACGCGGCGCTCGGGCCGAACACGAAGGTCCCCAGCACGTCGCTCGCGGCGATCGTCTTCCGTGACGACCTGGTGCCGCCTGGGCGGAACACGGGGGCCACGACGCCGCATGGCGGCATCCGGGTGTATGTCGAGCTGCCGTATGCGTCCCATGCCGACGTGCCGCTGGTGTTGAACCTGGGCGGCACAGTGGCGAAGGGGACGCAGGGCTGGGAGTGGCGGATGTCGAGCGCCGCGCGCTCCTCGATTTCGAAGTACTACAACGCGCTGATTCCGGTGCGGGTGACGGTGGTGCCGAGGTGGCTGCCGGGAGGAATCGACACGGACAGCACGCAGGTGCACGAGTTCAGCTTCGAGTTCGTCACGCCGATTCTGGGATGA
- a CDS encoding DUF2169 family type VI secretion system accessory protein → MLQVRNETPFVPGIFLFPDAQGVDTLYVVVKATFEIGRAGLQVAEKQQSLVLADEYWGEPAKSSLKYASEAHLLKPGTDVVLVGDAHAPKGQPVPSSLVSVKVGALRKVIQVFGNRHWTGGLVSPSPSRPEPFLRMPLVYERAYGGVHVVDAARGKVLAEERNPVGHGFRGKRSASEMAGQPLPNLEDPLRRIQGISDAPTPTGFGFVAPSWQPRQSFAGTYDEAWQKQRAPYLPLNFRSEFFLTGAPELCTRQFLKGGEPVEIIGASREGAQRFRLPTCALDVAVKVAGQQVKPSLQLETLLLEPGEGRFSLLWRGAVPCDKQTLKVEQAHFQLRSLA, encoded by the coding sequence GTGCTGCAAGTCCGCAACGAGACCCCATTCGTTCCTGGGATCTTCCTGTTCCCTGACGCCCAAGGTGTGGACACGCTCTACGTCGTGGTGAAAGCCACGTTCGAGATTGGCCGCGCCGGACTCCAAGTCGCGGAGAAGCAACAAAGCCTCGTCCTCGCTGACGAGTATTGGGGCGAGCCCGCGAAGTCGAGCCTGAAGTACGCCAGTGAGGCGCATCTGCTGAAGCCCGGCACGGACGTGGTGCTGGTGGGCGATGCGCATGCACCGAAGGGGCAGCCGGTTCCTTCGAGCCTTGTCTCCGTCAAGGTGGGCGCCCTGCGCAAGGTCATCCAAGTCTTCGGGAACCGGCACTGGACTGGCGGGCTCGTTTCACCCAGTCCTTCACGCCCAGAGCCCTTCCTCCGGATGCCTCTCGTCTACGAGCGGGCGTATGGCGGAGTGCATGTGGTGGACGCCGCGCGGGGCAAGGTACTCGCCGAGGAGCGCAACCCCGTGGGGCATGGGTTTCGAGGCAAGCGCAGCGCATCCGAGATGGCGGGGCAGCCGCTACCCAACCTGGAGGACCCTCTCCGGCGCATCCAGGGTATCTCCGACGCTCCCACTCCGACTGGGTTTGGATTCGTGGCGCCCTCCTGGCAGCCTCGCCAGTCTTTTGCCGGGACGTATGACGAGGCATGGCAGAAGCAGCGTGCGCCGTACCTTCCACTCAACTTTCGCTCGGAGTTCTTCCTGACAGGCGCGCCGGAGCTGTGCACCCGGCAGTTCCTGAAGGGGGGCGAGCCCGTGGAGATCATCGGTGCCTCGCGAGAAGGGGCGCAGCGCTTCCGGCTGCCGACCTGTGCGCTCGACGTGGCGGTGAAGGTCGCAGGCCAACAGGTGAAGCCCTCGCTCCAACTGGAGACCCTCCTCTTGGAGCCTGGCGAGGGCCGGTTCTCGCTGCTCTGGCGCGGTGCGGTCCCCTGCGACAAACAAACCCTGAAGGTCGAGCAGGCGCACTTCCAGCTGCGCTCCCTGGCGTGA
- a CDS encoding AHH domain-containing protein: MEIGESVVVPPGPGDGHPEGCLFCKESPRELKNYKTKHGELKDEGVLEKSLWSKEPLISNDKKVGPLYPLSGGNDQTTGWTAKPGALEEFEVNMSAAPHHIIPGNAAMAPSSLETWTRADKGKIKQDIGYTIDGALNGIFLPHLPEIYWTKRIEHHGRKIPMAEYYGQKWLTLSEGSKQSIGFLIMRETYLQMHYTDHSAPYDAGSPLSYDDETKTACNRLGDLMENFSRACERSKDADDGKHYPPYALVHRINLASERFRSRITGRPDSWKSWVSPLARSLTRAALTGQESLNQKLLISRKYR, encoded by the coding sequence GTGGAGATAGGTGAGAGCGTCGTGGTCCCACCGGGCCCAGGAGATGGGCACCCGGAGGGGTGTCTGTTCTGCAAGGAATCTCCACGCGAACTGAAGAACTACAAGACCAAGCACGGAGAGCTCAAGGACGAGGGGGTTCTCGAGAAGAGCCTCTGGAGCAAGGAGCCCCTGATTTCCAACGACAAGAAGGTGGGGCCACTCTATCCACTCTCGGGCGGTAACGATCAGACGACAGGATGGACCGCCAAGCCGGGCGCGCTCGAGGAGTTCGAAGTGAACATGAGCGCGGCACCACACCACATCATCCCGGGCAACGCCGCGATGGCCCCCTCCAGCCTGGAGACCTGGACACGCGCCGACAAAGGGAAGATCAAGCAGGACATCGGCTACACCATCGACGGTGCGCTGAACGGCATCTTCCTTCCCCATCTCCCTGAGATCTACTGGACGAAACGCATCGAGCACCATGGCCGCAAGATCCCCATGGCCGAGTACTACGGCCAGAAGTGGCTGACCTTGAGCGAGGGCTCGAAGCAAAGCATCGGCTTTCTCATCATGCGCGAGACGTACCTGCAGATGCACTACACCGACCACAGCGCGCCATACGACGCGGGCTCACCACTCAGCTATGATGACGAGACGAAAACCGCCTGCAACCGGCTGGGGGACCTCATGGAGAACTTCAGTCGGGCCTGTGAGCGCTCCAAGGATGCAGATGACGGGAAGCACTACCCACCCTACGCCCTCGTCCACCGCATCAACCTGGCCTCGGAGCGATTCCGCTCGCGCATCACGGGACGGCCCGACTCATGGAAGTCCTGGGTCTCTCCGCTCGCCAGGAGCCTCACCCGCGCGGCGTTGACGGGTCAGGAGAGTCTCAACCAGAAACTGCTCATCTCTCGCAAGTACCGCTGA
- a CDS encoding imm11 family protein, translated as MYYSLDYKLDYDALGFQMVALGPTPAPEVAWTMGIRYPKPLAEPIECHLDPRSGPVMPDWIAGLTLFSQRFVDVLKSAGVRNMDIYDAVVIDRERDKRYTNYKAVNIIGRVSCADLERSEYVPDYEAPLMEFEKLVIDEGRTMGVPLFRLAESVGFILVSEQVKQAIEAAGLMGVRVVSLEDPSAY; from the coding sequence ATGTATTACAGCTTGGACTACAAACTGGACTACGACGCGCTCGGATTCCAGATGGTGGCGCTGGGACCCACGCCAGCGCCAGAGGTGGCCTGGACGATGGGGATTCGCTACCCCAAGCCCTTGGCGGAGCCCATTGAGTGCCATCTGGATCCACGCAGTGGCCCGGTCATGCCGGATTGGATCGCCGGATTGACCCTCTTCTCCCAGCGCTTCGTCGACGTGCTCAAGAGCGCGGGAGTGCGCAACATGGACATCTACGACGCGGTGGTCATCGACCGCGAGCGGGACAAGCGGTACACGAACTACAAGGCAGTCAACATTATCGGGCGGGTGAGTTGCGCGGACCTGGAAAGGTCCGAGTACGTTCCGGACTACGAGGCGCCGCTGATGGAGTTCGAGAAGCTCGTCATCGACGAGGGCCGGACGATGGGAGTGCCCCTGTTCCGTCTGGCGGAGTCCGTAGGATTCATCCTCGTCTCCGAACAGGTCAAGCAAGCCATCGAGGCTGCGGGCCTCATGGGTGTCCGAGTGGTCTCTCTGGAGGATCCCTCGGCTTATTGA
- a CDS encoding DUF4150 domain-containing protein, with translation MGSKVFANGRGISTADSGGQSIVFPDVCKTPSPAGPVPIPYPNIGRSADADKGPKTVTVNGKMPMVKGAQYKTSTGDEAGTAGGGILSSSTKGPSEFMMYSFDVKFEGKNVCRLGDPLFHNKKNIMG, from the coding sequence ATGGGTAGCAAGGTCTTCGCCAATGGCCGTGGTATCTCAACCGCGGATAGCGGGGGACAGAGCATCGTTTTTCCGGATGTCTGCAAAACGCCTTCCCCAGCGGGTCCGGTCCCCATTCCCTATCCGAACATCGGGCGCTCAGCCGACGCGGACAAAGGACCGAAGACAGTCACCGTCAATGGGAAGATGCCCATGGTGAAGGGGGCCCAATACAAGACATCCACGGGCGACGAGGCGGGAACAGCCGGTGGTGGCATCTTGAGCAGCTCCACCAAGGGCCCCTCCGAATTCATGATGTACTCCTTCGACGTGAAGTTCGAAGGCAAGAACGTGTGCCGGTTGGGGGACCCGCTCTTCCACAACAAGAAGAACATCATGGGATGA
- a CDS encoding WD40 repeat domain-containing protein, translated as MLETRAIHSPPMFRLASEPVLGRVLEAHGLRGFAVWDSQDWKCLQTFVGHGEPVRAAAFVAEDRVVSISGDSTVQLWDAWTGASLRMFEHMVPHALSMNPTKSLVAISGQRGAIVILDGPTLEVRADFQLPLVTARYEQRAQGQGSRPVHRIQALAWHPDGEHLLGGGGDFVTRMFHGHTGQVVAEWHGHSDEVIDVAVSAERGLLCTGSYDGTVRVWSLQGTQCLAVHELGHSDIGGLCLMGSALCVTVGIELRVIPLP; from the coding sequence ATGCTTGAGACGAGGGCGATCCACAGCCCTCCGATGTTCCGGCTGGCGAGCGAGCCGGTGCTCGGAAGGGTGCTCGAGGCCCACGGGCTTCGGGGGTTCGCGGTCTGGGACTCGCAGGACTGGAAGTGCCTTCAGACCTTCGTGGGGCACGGTGAGCCTGTGAGGGCCGCGGCCTTCGTGGCGGAGGACCGGGTCGTCTCCATCAGCGGGGATAGCACTGTGCAGCTCTGGGACGCGTGGACGGGCGCGTCCTTGCGCATGTTCGAGCACATGGTTCCTCACGCGCTCTCCATGAATCCGACGAAGAGCCTTGTCGCCATCAGTGGCCAGCGAGGCGCCATCGTCATTCTGGATGGCCCCACGCTCGAGGTCCGCGCTGACTTCCAGTTGCCCCTGGTGACGGCGAGATACGAACAGCGCGCCCAGGGACAGGGAAGCCGGCCGGTTCATCGCATCCAGGCATTGGCGTGGCACCCCGATGGAGAGCACCTGCTCGGCGGGGGCGGGGACTTCGTCACTCGGATGTTCCATGGCCACACGGGCCAGGTCGTGGCGGAGTGGCACGGCCATTCGGACGAGGTCATCGACGTGGCGGTCAGCGCGGAGCGAGGGCTCCTGTGTACCGGGAGCTACGACGGCACCGTGCGCGTCTGGTCGCTCCAAGGGACTCAGTGCCTCGCGGTGCATGAGCTTGGCCACTCCGACATCGGCGGACTGTGTCTCATGGGCAGTGCCCTCTGCGTGACGGTGGGAATCGAGCTGCGAGTGATTCCGCTGCCGTGA
- a CDS encoding response regulator has product MQHESTMPPVVLISDDEPLVVSALAREAKRSGLTCISDTTSERVLELARMHRPAVIILDINQHQDGRDLLAQLKQDPATRDCKVIILSGVEDQFTRHVCFELGADDYEVKPFDPTFMTRVARLATTVSRTRA; this is encoded by the coding sequence ATGCAGCACGAATCCACCATGCCCCCCGTCGTCCTCATCTCCGATGATGAACCTCTCGTCGTGTCGGCGCTCGCCCGTGAGGCGAAGCGCTCCGGCCTGACGTGCATCTCGGATACGACGTCGGAACGCGTGCTGGAGCTGGCGCGGATGCACCGCCCCGCCGTCATCATCCTGGACATCAACCAGCACCAGGATGGACGCGACCTCCTCGCCCAGCTCAAGCAGGACCCCGCCACCCGCGACTGCAAGGTCATCATCCTCAGCGGCGTCGAAGACCAGTTCACCCGCCACGTCTGCTTCGAGCTCGGCGCCGACGACTACGAGGTGAAGCCCTTCGACCCCACCTTCATGACCCGCGTCGCGCGGCTCGCCACCACCGTCTCCCGCACGCGCGCCTGA
- the rpe gene encoding ribulose-phosphate 3-epimerase: MTRRPVRISPSLLSADFGRLAEEVRDIEAAGADLIHVDVMDGRFVPNITIGPVVVEAIKRVATKPLDVHLMIVEPERYVEAFVKAGADVLTVHVEASPHLHRTLQAIRKLGAKASVVLNPSTSLSAIEEVLGDVDMVLLMSVNPGFGGQGFIESTVDKVRRLRAMFDARGLDTDIEVDGGINAETGRQVVAAGATVLVAGSYVFGAKDRAAAIRSLRT; this comes from the coding sequence ATGACACGCCGCCCTGTTCGAATCTCTCCCTCACTCCTGTCCGCTGACTTTGGCCGCCTCGCCGAGGAGGTCCGAGACATCGAAGCCGCGGGGGCCGACTTGATTCACGTTGATGTCATGGACGGCAGGTTTGTGCCGAACATCACGATCGGGCCGGTGGTGGTGGAAGCCATCAAGCGGGTGGCGACGAAGCCGTTGGACGTGCACCTGATGATTGTGGAGCCGGAGCGGTACGTGGAGGCGTTCGTGAAGGCGGGGGCGGACGTGCTGACGGTGCACGTGGAGGCGAGCCCGCATCTGCATCGGACGTTGCAGGCGATTCGGAAGCTGGGGGCGAAGGCGTCGGTGGTGTTGAACCCGAGCACGTCGCTGTCGGCCATCGAGGAGGTGCTGGGGGACGTGGACATGGTGTTGCTGATGAGCGTGAACCCGGGGTTCGGGGGGCAGGGCTTCATCGAGTCCACGGTGGACAAGGTGCGCAGGCTGCGGGCGATGTTCGACGCGCGTGGGTTGGACACGGACATCGAGGTGGACGGGGGCATCAACGCCGAGACGGGGCGCCAGGTGGTGGCGGCGGGGGCGACGGTGTTGGTCGCGGGCAGCTACGTCTTCGGGGCGAAGGACCGGGCGGCGGCGATTCGTTCGCTGCGGACGTGA